The Bacillus sp. Bos-x628 genome segment CTATTAAGAAATAACATAATGTGGAGGCAATAATATGTGTGGGTTTGTTGGTGTATTGAATCACCGTCCATTGTCCGAAACGACAGAACAGGAAGAGTTAATTCAACAAATGAATCGCCTCATCGTTCATCGTGGTCCGGATGATGAGGGATACTATCATGATGAGCATGTAGGATTTGGATTTAGACGCTTAAGTATTATAGATGTGGAACATGGAAAGCAGCCGCTTTCTTATGAAGATGAGAAGTATTGGATTATTTTTAACGGAGAAATTTACAATTATGTGGAGTTAAAGGAAGAGCTTGTGAAAATGGGCTATACATTCAGTACAGATTCTGATACTGAAGTGCTTCTTGCTACATATCGTCATTATAAAGAAGAAGCGGCTTCTAAGCTTCGCGGAATGTTTGCGTTTCTCATTTGGGATAAAGAAACGCAGCTACTATATGGCGCAAGAGATCCTTTTGGAATCAAACCACTTTATTTTACACAAATGGATGATCGAGTGTACTTTGCTTCTGAACGCAAAAGCCTTATGGCTGTAAATGAGAACATTTTATTTGATGAGACAGCCTTGCAGCAATATATGTCCTTCCAATTTGTTCCTGAGCCAAATACACTTGATCAAAAAGTGCAAAAAGTAGAGCCGGGTCATCAGTTTACATTGCGTCCTGGTCAAGAAATTCAATTTAAGACATACTGGAAAGTCCAATTCAAGCCTGAACAAACACAAGAGCAAAAATTAATAGAAGAAGTAAGGGATGCCATCTATGATTCTGTGAAAGTGCATATGAGAAGTGATGTACCTGTTGGTTCATTCCTATCAGGCGGTATCGATTCTTCTTTCATTGTGTCTGTTGCAAAGGAATTTCACCCTGAGCTGAAAACGTTCTCTGTTGGCTTCCAGCAAGATGGTTTCAGTGAGGTCGATGTGGCAAAGGAAACAGCCGATAAGCTCGGTTTGCAAAATTTTAGTGCAGTCATTTCCCCAGAGGAATATATGAACGAGCTTCCAAAGATTGTTTGGCACTTGGATGATCCTTTAGCTGATCCAGCGGCGATTCCGCTTTATTTCGTTGCAAAAGAAGCGAAAAAACAAGTGACAGTTGTTCTATCTGGTGAGGGAGCAGACGAGCTATTCGGTGGATACAATATTTACCGCGAGCCGCTTTCCTTAAAACCATTTGAATCTGTTCCATCTATGCTGAAAAAGCTACTTCTTCGTTTGGCGCGTTTGATGCCAGAAGGAATGAAAGGAAAAAGCTTCATCATCCGTGGCTGTACACCTTTAGAAGAGCGTTATATCGGAAATGCGAAAATCTTTGAAGAGCCAGTGAAGAAAAACCTGTTAAAACAATATGATCCAAATGTAACGTATCGTGATGTCACAAAGACATACTTCGAGGAAAGTGCAGGATACAGTGATATTAACAAAATGCAATATGTTGATATCCATACTTGGATGCGCGGTGACATATTGCTAAAAGCAGATAAGATGACCATGGCCAATTCTCTTGAGCTTCGTGTTCCGTTTCTGGATAAGGTTGTATTTGAAGCGGCTTCTAAAATTCCTGAAGAGCTCAAAACGAAAGATGGCACAACTAAATACTTGTTGCGTAAAGCAGCAGAGGGTATTGTACCAGATCATGTGTTAAATCGTAAAAAACTAGGATTCCCTGTACCAATTCGTCATTGGCTGAAAAATGAAATGAATGCTTGGGCGAAAGATATCATTCAAAATAGTCAAACGGATGAGTATATTAACAAAGAATATGTACTTGATCTATTAAATGAACATTGTGCTGGTAAAGCAGATCATAGTCGTAAGATTTGGACAGTCTTAATCTTTATGATCTGGTACAGCATATATGTAGAGCGCAGTATTGACCCAGAACAGTTGAATCATCAACCAAAAGAAGTCATTTTTAGTTCATGAAAAAGGTTTTCAGCTATGTGCTGAAAACCTTTTTTGTCATGATAGAAAGTTTAAATCAGGGTAAAATAACAAGCGGTACATAGTTATTGCTTAATATCCTGAAAAAAACATGATAAAGTGAAGATAACAGCATTGTCTTAGCGGGATAAAAGGGAACGATAATATTGTCCTTTTTCTACATATTCTCTACGGATACGATCCATATCCTGAATGTCTTCATCTGTTAATGTGCGAACGACTTTGGCTGGACGACCAAAAGCGAGTGTACCGTTTGGGATGACCTTTCCTTGCGGGACGAGACTGCCTGCACCGATAAAGGCTCCTTCACCAATTTCCGCTCCATCGAGAATGATCGATCCCATTCCAATGAGGGCATTTTTTCGAATGATTGAGCTATGTAATGTGACTTGGTGTCCAATTGTAGCACCATCTTCAATAAGAAGTGGTTTTCCAGGGCTTTGATGCAGACAGGACAAGTCTTGAATATTGACGTTTTTTCCGATTCTCACAGGAGCGACATCGCCTCTGATGACAGTTTGGAACCAAACGCTTGAATATTCTCCGATTGTGACATCGCCAGTAATAATGGTGTTATCTGCTACAAAGACCGATTCATGAATCTCAGGTGTAAATTGATGATACGGATAAATCACTTTTTCGACTTCCTTTCTTAATACAACTTTTGTGAGGTGTTTACTTTGTGGACTTGGCATGCTGAAAGACCAGTTGGTACAATTGTGATTGTACATGGTGCAAGTGAATATCATGGCCGCTATAAATGGTTAATTGAAATGTGGCGGAATGCGGGCTATCATGTCGTGATGGGTGACCTGCCTGGGCAAGGGACAACTACAAGGGCAAGAGGCCATATTCGCTCATTTCAAGAATACATTGACACAGTAGATGAGTGGATGGAACATGCGAAGTCATTCAGACTTCCAACTTTTTTACTTGGTCATAGCATGGGTGGACTCATTTCGATTGAGTGGGTCAAGCAGTATACCCATACGAAGATTGATGGACTTATTTTATCATCACCTTGTTTAGGTCTGCAATTTAAACCAAAGAAACTGATGGATTTAGCTTCAAAAGGATTAAATGTGCTGGCACCGTCTTTTAAGGTGGAGTCTGGGCTATCCATAGAGCTTGCGACGCGTAATCAGGCAGTGATTGAAGCAGATTCTAATGACTCTCTTTATGTCACAAAAGTCTCTGTTAGATGGTATCGGGAACTTGTGAAAAACATTGATGCTTCCATGCAGCCGACGAATGCCTTCCGGTCTATT includes the following:
- the asnB gene encoding asparagine synthase (glutamine-hydrolyzing); its protein translation is MCGFVGVLNHRPLSETTEQEELIQQMNRLIVHRGPDDEGYYHDEHVGFGFRRLSIIDVEHGKQPLSYEDEKYWIIFNGEIYNYVELKEELVKMGYTFSTDSDTEVLLATYRHYKEEAASKLRGMFAFLIWDKETQLLYGARDPFGIKPLYFTQMDDRVYFASERKSLMAVNENILFDETALQQYMSFQFVPEPNTLDQKVQKVEPGHQFTLRPGQEIQFKTYWKVQFKPEQTQEQKLIEEVRDAIYDSVKVHMRSDVPVGSFLSGGIDSSFIVSVAKEFHPELKTFSVGFQQDGFSEVDVAKETADKLGLQNFSAVISPEEYMNELPKIVWHLDDPLADPAAIPLYFVAKEAKKQVTVVLSGEGADELFGGYNIYREPLSLKPFESVPSMLKKLLLRLARLMPEGMKGKSFIIRGCTPLEERYIGNAKIFEEPVKKNLLKQYDPNVTYRDVTKTYFEESAGYSDINKMQYVDIHTWMRGDILLKADKMTMANSLELRVPFLDKVVFEAASKIPEELKTKDGTTKYLLRKAAEGIVPDHVLNRKKLGFPVPIRHWLKNEMNAWAKDIIQNSQTDEYINKEYVLDLLNEHCAGKADHSRKIWTVLIFMIWYSIYVERSIDPEQLNHQPKEVIFSS
- a CDS encoding gamma carbonic anhydrase family protein, whose amino-acid sequence is MIYPYHQFTPEIHESVFVADNTIITGDVTIGEYSSVWFQTVIRGDVAPVRIGKNVNIQDLSCLHQSPGKPLLIEDGATIGHQVTLHSSIIRKNALIGMGSIILDGAEIGEGAFIGAGSLVPQGKVIPNGTLAFGRPAKVVRTLTDEDIQDMDRIRREYVEKGQYYRSLLSR
- a CDS encoding alpha/beta hydrolase, translated to MWTWHAERPVGTIVIVHGASEYHGRYKWLIEMWRNAGYHVVMGDLPGQGTTTRARGHIRSFQEYIDTVDEWMEHAKSFRLPTFLLGHSMGGLISIEWVKQYTHTKIDGLILSSPCLGLQFKPKKLMDLASKGLNVLAPSFKVESGLSIELATRNQAVIEADSNDSLYVTKVSVRWYRELVKNIDASMQPTNAFRSIPLLLMQAGDDKIVDKTRVIKWFNGIESLNKSYREWEGLYHEIFNEPEREDVFKAARAFTDQYISL